The following are encoded together in the Gadus chalcogrammus isolate NIFS_2021 chromosome 2, NIFS_Gcha_1.0, whole genome shotgun sequence genome:
- the LOC130400954 gene encoding inositol 1,4,5-trisphosphate receptor-interacting protein-like 2, producing MIRVYTCNLRVFWPVLLFLVAIAVVLHHCTQTLNSEQKSDVSRDPPGGGGCWDEASYSILFLLFKLVLAGALCFLSLRFCCSHQPRRAGKGARLTDTVPRQQLLDDFYNRCVRLSPHMVGHSKANVAKVVGDLIRAGRTSTTPESGLSLRGDFLQVGSTYEEHKTGSPDCFDILVPLRVPSGLKPQPRIVWGPGGGERDQRETDVGKGEEETKAEVKHACSVQRKKNDKQKKHKRPKSGQEIRGSDQEKTALKREYEDKDRDEADVLNTIEEDTCGPVPKGCMEVPLHEEWLRRHPAFASTFLRPCPQEPPSGRGEKGSRVYMILSASVLRWFLHTMQHCLASVRYSHEQHCRLSLTPSDQCVQLHLTQQPDYICCHISTVVRMIPVFLLGNGVYLVPTDAAAALPGQRGQRRDLWTLFFPQHEQRLLGWKRTQLPRGSCHLKCLQLVKAVRDLGGQALDGPGAEAWRAVLSSYVLKTAWMRLLLGIPAEAWEERHLVARVEDLVQSLSAALARRSIAHLFLGGDGADSLPPEPVVFSKPAKETAGGAPRATGGNLWAGIPAAQLGMVSGRLAYTWTHLHRLIRLTRPPGRFAELGAPGHRHVWK from the exons ATGATACGCGTTTACACATGCAACCTGCGGGTCTTCTGGCCTGTTCTCCTCTTTTTGGTGGCCATCGCGGTGGTCCTTCACCACTGTACACAAACACTGAACTCGGAGCAGAAGTCAGACGTTTCCAGAGACCCACCGGGAGGGGGCGGCTGCTGGGATGAAGCAAGCTATTCCATTCTTTTTCTGCTCTTCAAGCTTGTTCTGGCCGGCGCGCTGTGTTTCCTCAGCCTCAG GTTCTGTTGCTCCCACCAGCCGAGGAGGGCAGGAAAAGGAGCTCGGCTCACAGACACAGTACCTCGGCAGCAGCTTCTGGACGACTTCTATAACCGATGTGTGCGGCTCTCGCCTCACATGGTGGGCCACAGCAAAGCCAACGTAGCCAAGGTGGTGGGAGACCTGATCAGAGCCGGCCGCACCTCCACAACCCCTGAGTCGGGCCTTTCTCTCCGGGGCGACTTCTTACAG GTGGGTAGCACCTATGAGGAACACAAGACCGGCTCTCCGGACTGCTTTGACATCCTCGTCCCACTGAGGGTCCCCAGCGGACTGAAGCCCCAGCCCAGGATCGtgtgggggccgggggggggagagagggaccagagagagacggatgtgGGTAAGGGTGAGGAGGAAACCAAAGCAGAAGTGAAACACGCATGTTCGGTCCAGAGGAAGAAAAATGACAAGCAGAAAAAACACAAGAGGCCCAAGAGCGGGCAAGAGATACGAGGGAGTGATCAGGAGAAGACTGCCCTCAAGAGAGAGTACGAAGACAAGGACAGGGACGAGGCGGACGTGTTGAATACTATTGAGGAGGACACCTGCGGTCCTGTTCCCAAAGGCTGCATGGAAGTGCCCCTACATGAAGAATGGTTGCGCAGACACCCAGCCTTTGCCAGCACCTTCCTGCGGCCTTGCCCCCAGGAACCCCCGTCTGGTCGAGGTGAGAAGGGGAGCAGAGTCTACATGATCCTATCGGCCTCGGTCCTCCGCTGGTTCCTTCACACGATGCAGCACTGCCTGGCCTCCGTGCGCTACTCCCACGAGCAGCACTGCAGACTCAGCCTCACGCCGTCCGACCAGTGCGTGCAGCtgcacctcacccagcagcCCGACTACATCTGCTGCCACATCTCCACCGTGGTGCGCATGATCCCCGTCTTCCTCCTCGGCAACGGCGTCTACCTCGTCCCGACGGACGCCGCGGCGGCGCTCCCGGGGCAGCGCGGTCAGCGGAGGGACCTGTGGACGCTCTTCTTCCCCCAGCACGAGCAGAGGCTGCTGGGGTGGAAGAGGACTCAGCTCCCCCGAGGCTCCTGCCATCTCAAGTGCCTGCAGCTGGTCAAGGCCGTCCGGGACCTGGGGGGCCAGGCCCTGGACGGCCCGGGGGCGGAGGCCTGGAGGGCGGTGCTCTCCTCCTACGTGCTGAAGACCGCCTGGATGCGTCTGCTGCTGGGGATCCCCGCCGAGGCTTGGGAGGAGCGCCACCTGGTGGCCCGCGTGGAAGACCTGGTCCAGAGCCTCAGCGCGGCCCTGGCGAGGCGGTCCATCGCTCATCTGTTCCTGGGAGGCGACGGCGCCGACAGCCTGCCGCCAGAACCCGTGGTGTTCTCCAAACCGGCCAAGGAGACGGCGGGAGGGGCTCCGAGGGCGACCGGGGGGAACCTCTGGGCAGGGATCCCCGCTGCGCAGCTAGGCATGGTGTCGGGGCGCCTGGCGTACACGTGGACACACCTCCACCGGCTGATCCGCCTCACTCGCCCGCCGGGGAGGTTCGCCGAGCTCGGAGCGCCGGGACACAGACACGTCTGGAAGTGA